A section of the Maylandia zebra isolate NMK-2024a linkage group LG8, Mzebra_GT3a, whole genome shotgun sequence genome encodes:
- the LOC101469500 gene encoding C1q-related factor: MLVLVLVVLIPVLVSSVGTGGIDDSTSHYEMLGTCRMVCDPFPSTGTTGQGVHTGTDTAPTVLQVENEDDLSDHSIGPPLPTYSAHGPQGKPGRPGKPGPPGPPGEPGPPGPKGPPGDAVDIVRTGILGLGGKGAVSTTTYNTTPRVAFYAGLRNPQEGYDILRFDDVVTNIGGNYEGATGKFTCKIPGTYFFIYNVLMRGGDGTSMWADLIKNGLVRASAIAQDQDQSYDYAGNSVILHLDAGDEVFIKLDGGKAHGGNSNKYSTFSGFILYAD; this comes from the exons ATGCTGGTCCTGGTTCTGGTCGTCCTCATCCCTGTGTTGGTCAGCTCTGTTGGCACAGGTGGTATAGATGACAGCACGAGCCACTACGAGATGCTGGGCACCTGCCGCATGGTTTGTGACCCATTTCCCAGCACGGGCACCACGGGCCAAGGTGTGCACACAGGCACAGATACAGCACCTACAGTCTTACAGGTGGAAAACGAGGACGATCTGAGTGATCACAGCATCGGTCCACCGCTGCCCACGTACAGTGCTCACGGCCCACAAGGGAAACCAGGACGTCCCGGCAAGCCCGGACCCCCGGGTCCACCCGGAGAGCCAGGACCACCAGGACCTAAAGGACCACCCGGAGATGCTGTGGACATTGTACGGACAGGGATCCTAGGTTTAGGGGGTAAAGGGGCAGTTAGTACAACTACATACAATACCACTCCTCGGGTGGCATTTTATGCAGGACTACGAAACCCTCAAGAAGGTTATGATATACTGCGCTTTGACGACGTGGTGACTAACATTGGTGGTAACTATGAAGGCGCGACGGGCAAATTCACCTGTAAGATCCCTGGCACCTACTTTTTCATCTACAATGTGCTGATGAGGGGAGGAGACGGCACTAGCATGTGGGCTGACCTGATCAAAAATGGCCTG GTCAGGGCCAGCGCCATTGCCCAGGACCAGGACCAGAGTTATGACTATGCCGGCAACAGTGTCATACTTCATCTGGATGCAGGTGATGAAGTTTTCATAAAGCTGGATGGGGGAAAGGCTCATGGGGGCAACAGCAACAAGTACAGCACCTTCTCAGGGTTTATTCTCTATGCCGACTGA